A region from the Aegilops tauschii subsp. strangulata cultivar AL8/78 chromosome 5, Aet v6.0, whole genome shotgun sequence genome encodes:
- the LOC141023303 gene encoding uncharacterized protein, which translates to MIQILSASLFILLPGTKPWRPRTPLARLVGALPAAAPGVALVSPRPPAASPPGSRACPAPKERSSSIPRSSGRCPSASSPRSSPLPASPPASPPSPTASSPSPWSPRVPPPPSTIAGDLDEPGHPGQPSATCRPTASPARFPCFNRARARPASSASRSFAAADSLPLPSASPATSRATAAPTRRASAPSPAKSGAPWPDPPSRARRWPPRLLSPRLPCVLCIAPPPVFPASDRTPSCSRTAPSPASTALTAPFRRLRGPATSPAQPGFGPAPPSQPACCLQDPALPARPPPSTGPQPMEL; encoded by the exons GTCGGAGCCCTTCCAGCGGCTGCTCCAGGCGTCGCCCTCGTCTCTCCTCGTCCTCCAGCCGCCTCCCCTCCCGGCTCCCGTGCGTGTCCAGCACCAAAGGAGAGGAGCTCCTCGATCCCTCGATCCAGCGGcaggtgcccgagcgcctcctcaCCTCGTTCGTCGCCGCTGCCTGCCTCGCCTCCTGCCTCGCCTCCCTCACCCACGGCCTCCTCCCCGTCGCCTTGGAGCCCGAGGGTGCCACCACCTCCTAGCACCATTGCCGGCGACCTCGACGAACCAGGCCACCCTGGCCAGCCTTCGGCCACCTGCAGGCCAACCGCGTCGCCCGCTCGTTTCCCTTGCTTCAACAGAGCGCGCGCCAGGCCTGCCTCCTCTGCCTCGCGCTCGTTCGCCGCCGCCGACTCCCTGCCGCTGCCATCTGCTTCCCCTGCAACGAGCAGAGCCACTGCCGCCCCAACCCGGCGCGCCTCCGCCCCTtctccggccaagtccggcgccCCATGGCCGGATCCGCCATCGCGTGCTCGTCGGTGGCCGCCCCGGCTCCTCTCGCCCCGACTCCCCTGCGTCCTCTGCATCGCACCGCCTCCTGTCTTCCCTGCTTCAGATCGAACGCCAAGTTGCAGCCGCACCGCTCCTTCCCCTGCGTCGACTGCGTTGACCGCACCCTTCCGTCGCCTGCGTGGACCAGCCACGTCTCCGGCCCAGCCTGGCTTCGGCCCAGCGCCCCCAAGCCAGCCGGCCTGCTGCCTCCAAGACCCAGCGCTCCCTGCCCGGCCTCCTCCATCGACCGGGCCTCAGCCCATG gagttgtga